In the genome of Juglans microcarpa x Juglans regia isolate MS1-56 chromosome 6S, Jm3101_v1.0, whole genome shotgun sequence, the window CGCAGCCGCCGGTCATCGGCTTGCCTCAGCCTGTACCTCCGCCCGGATCCGTCCAACCATCAGCTCCCCCGGCCGGTCCTCCTCAGTACTATGCTCAAGCGTATCAAACCGTTCCAGGTACtaccctttctttctttcttttttctgatGGATTATTGGGCTATTTTGTGTTCAATTCAAGTATTTTGTGAATTGCATTTGATCCGTGTTCGCTCGTGAAAATTATGGAATTGTACGCATAAAGGGTTATAAGTGAAAAGTgaaaagtggagaatagtgttCGTTGAAAGCATTTTTGTCGCGTGGTTCGATTTTCGTACATTTGAGTTGATGAGATCATCGTTGGTGTTCTCAGAACGCAAATGTTCCAATAAGACTTGCTCTTGACCACTGCCTGTCCTAAACATTTCTGGGTTGGTTCCTTGGTTGAATAATTTTTTGCCCGTGTGTTAAGCAAAAGGTCCCGAGTAAGATACAGTGATTCAAATCCAACGACTGGTTTTTTGTGCTCCCAAGAGTATCTTTGGATTATGCAGGTTGTTTAAGTTAAAGATGGCAGAAACGTGGTTATACTGCAAGTTCGCGGCCAAAGTTTAACGTTGCTACCGTTATTTTAAGTGTCGGTCTTTGTCTAAAGAAATGGaatatacatcaaatatattctCAATTGGAAAGTTACTATTTCAGTTGGTTGTTGTTACCTACCAAtcaaaaaatgtttttgttttgttgcaaaGGTGGTTGCACAGTTGTTTAGTGGGAAAGGTAGTTTCAATAAGCATTGTAATAGAGCGATATCTGCTGCAGACTTGATGCcgaacaaaattataattattcaGACGTTTAGTTAATCAACATAAACTAGGGATTGAGATTGAGACAAGAtgcaaaataaagagaaaactgtgagattaaggctacgtttggttaccaagagtacctcaagtactctcactactattctttactttattattacttttcacctacttttttactattcattactttttacctactattcattattctattattactttttcactactttttcactattattcacaaatattctcaacacttctcaggtattctcactatccaaacgtagcctaaagcttattgataaaattcaaaattaagttCTAAAGCCCACAAGCCAGGCTCAAATAGCTATGGAAATTCGAGATTATGAGAAATTTTCCCCAAAAGCCAAAATCCTAATtgttgcataaaaataaaatatgtaataagaTAAAATCGTGCCAAAATTTAGACCACCATGCGTGCCGAAAAGAGCATTCCGAATTGGGGTCTAATGTGTGATTCTAATGCCCGTAGCCAAAGTTATGGCCAAAATACAGACACATGAGCAATATTGCCCCAATCTGAGGAATCTTCACCCTTTTTTGCCATATTTGCTCATATCTGCCTTCTCGAGGTAGTCAATGTAGAATTTGTCAAGTCTGCATCCTCAGATATGGATCCTCCCGCATCAAGAtccttttgtgttttgttgCAATGTCAATTGTTCAAATTCATCATTGGATGATGGCCCGCAATtgtgccaatttttttttttcaatttcttctttttagacttacaaaaaaattcttcttttgGGATTTTctagatttattttcttttactggttagatgtttcttttgtatacttattGTGTATTGGGGTACCACTCTCtttgtttgaatgatattttatcTTACAAAAGACAGATCTTATAATTTGGCAGTCTTGTTACTCTCTGTGTAATAGGGTGCGCTCACtgagattgatttatttatcaaaaagtcCGGAGGCTATGTTCTATTCTAGAAAATCAGAGTCCCAAATTGCTAATAAATGCAAAAATTGAAGCTCACAATCACGTGTTAGAAGAAGGCTTCCTGTAGGTTTTCAAATGTATGTCTTAAGGTACAATAGAATTGATGTAAATGGAGATTTTGGGGAGTTTGGAGATCTCCCATGTGCATGAGTTGGTGGCATGTATTGGCTGCTATGAATTTTCTTGTacttgtgtctgccacttttagTTCACTTCAATcgaatatcatattttattatccaCATGAAATGAAGGCATTGGCCTTGTATCATATCTCTAAGCTGGGTTGATGGGGCTGGCTCTTTGGGTTTAAAACCACCCATTCAAGTCACCTAGCAGATTGGGGTTGTAAGTCAAAAGTGAAGCTAAAGAATAGCAATGACATGTAAAAACTACTAATACGTgaagatttttaaattaaaataatatgctgtttataagtttgtgatttttaattGAATCATAACTGTTGAGATGTGCTATAAGCAGCAGAATAACTGAAGAAAACTAACTATAAGTACAATGGGAAACAAACCATATTTTTATGCTATTAAAGTAACTTTAGCCACCCAACCTGGTAAAAATGAGAGGAACTCTGGACTGGTTTTCTGGCTTCTGCAATGTTTCCATTGGATTCTATTGACTGGAACATTTGTGAGTTGGTTGAATCATTGTTAGATCTTGACAGCAATCATTGTACCTGATGTatatctttctaaaaaaatcaatGCATTGAATAACAGctttattatgattttattaatgaaaaaataaagcttTTATACAATGCGTCAATTTTTATACCATTTTTTGGGTAATTAATTGAACCTCCACCATCATGTTTTATAAATCTTCATTAATGTTCATTGGcctttgactttttttttttttttttttgtaatctttaATTCTGTTCAAGGTTATGCAGTTGCTGAGGGAAGATTAGTGAGAGAGCGTCGCCTTCCTTGCTGTGGTATTGGTTGTGGCTGGTTCCTGTAAGTTTTAATCATTGTTTCTTTGTACTTTGGTCTTATCAGAATGTAGGTTCACAATATTAGGTCAATTGAAATATTCAATAAGAATTCacaatatgtgtttttttatatatatgaagtgtCCTATTGCTGATTTGTGGGTGCCGGTGTCAGTTCTTCACATATAGATGATTTTTCCTGGGAATTTTGGTTAAGAGCTAGTAGAAGTGAATCACAAGAAATTTTCACATTCAGAATATTTCACTATATTGCTCAGAAGCCACCAAAGTAGGCATGCATTTTGGAAAATCTGATTACTTCTGAATATTTATTTAGCAATATGGTTTCTGTAATGCAAAATTTGTGAAGacataacctttttttttttttttttttttttttttataggtaatcaaagatattgtattcatagaaataggcaaggCCCaggtacacaagaagtatacctGAAAAAAACCTAACTAGAGgttacaatagaaagaagaagatcatggacactaAGTCCGTTACAAACTATAGCCCCCGCCCATAGGAACAATGACTTAAAAAggaaaactttaagctcatccataGTTCTCtattgatcatcaaaacatctagcatttctctcactccaaatacaccaacacatgcatATTGGTACCAATCTCCAAGTTGCTGCTACCTGAGAATCTCCGTGTAGTCCGCACATGAATACGTAACCTTATCTGGTAAACATTTCGAGCCACTCAGTTTTACTCTTAATTCTACCTTCCTAGCAGGCCGTTGCATGTAGGAGATTAGAAGTTGATGCCATTTTATATGCAGACTCAAACAAGAAGGCAGTTAAATGTGATTTAAATCAGAAtgagtgttttgttttggatttcctATATTCTgcagttaaatattttaactttgtgTGCCAGTGCCTAAGCTGAGTTTATATCAGAGATATATTTTAGGTTGGCTTGTAGGCCACAGTTTTTTCAATTGATTTGTATGAATAActacttattaaaaatatatataactggaTTATCTGCTTCCTACTTTGACTTTGGCTTGTTACAtaggaaatattattttttaaattgggAACTCCATAAGCTCAGCTTTGGTGCAGAGAGTTGGGTATACATGGTTTTGTCATTTAGAAATTTGCATATTCCCACATAAAGGTGTTTTTTATATGGACATATTATCTAACATGTCATTTGTTATTGTTTAAATGTGTCCTTTGACGGCCATTTTTCTGCAATATGTATCACTTctcaataattatttatatatatatatatttttataagtatttatatatatatatatatatattcccatAAATTAGTCAACTGAGAAAAGAAGGCATTAACCTAGATCATTTCCCCTAGCCTCCCATTTGATGCACGTTATTGCCTCTGTTgcgttccttttttttttttttttttttatcaagaaaCTTGAATATATCCATAATATCGGAATTAAGGATTTtggttacctataaaaaaaatatcggaATTAAGGATTTAACTGAGGTAATGAGAAAGCATTAGGTATAAGTAAGGTAACTATTTGAGAATGATGAAGTGGAGCTCTTTAAGTATGATCACTTTTCTCATTGTTGCCTTGAAAGTTCTCTTTGGCCTTTAACAGAGCATTTAAGATCCTATAGCCTCTGTGTTGGGCATAGTGCTGCATTTTTTAAGCgagttttttcctttctttttaggaaaaaaaaaatcatttggggacataaaatttaattatattctcTGCCCGCCCCATTGGTGAGTCAAATGTTGACATGGCTTGCTTTCAGCTAAATGGTACTCTTAGTTCAAGAAAAGGGTTAGTCgccttttttatatttgtacaTAAATTTACCATACTAGGTTTAGAATCTACTATGTTAGACTTGCCATTTTATATATGTGCATAAATCTATCATTCTTCTAATgctattagaaatttagaatgaTGGGAACTATTAACAGTTTACCgatcaataaattttgtttagTGATAAAAAATAACACAGTTTTAATCTTAGATATTTATCATATCTTAGCTCTATATATCCATCTTTTGATTTTAATacaatttatgagtttttatGCTGAGAATCGTCTTCTCTTTCGAAGGTTTATTATTGGTTTCTTCCTTGCTGCCATCCCCTGGTATGTTGGCGCACTTGTTCTACTTTGTTCCAGGTTTGATTACCGTGAGAAACCTGGATATATTGCTTGCACAGTTGCTGTGAGTAACACTTCTCTCTATCTCattatttctgttttctttctttctttatttcttcttcttctttagtttttttatcttttgaactACAGGCTATGCTCTACTTATTAGTTTTTGTTGAAAATGCTAAATATCAATGGATTTATCTCCCTAAAATATGACTTCGATCTGGTTAATTCAGACCTAAGAAATCATATTCCAATTTGAAAAGCAGAATCTTATTTTAGCTTAAAGTCAAATCTTTATTTAAGTCTGATCAAGACGTGTTCTATTCTATCTAATTTGTCAACAGCTCTAGGGACATATTGGGCTGATCAGGCCAGATTTTGATTCTGTCTGAGTTGATGAATTGGCTATACATACAAGGCTTTTGACGAGACCAATGGTCTTATGGACTCTGTAACTGATACACTGATAATACTGCAgatcttttttttgataagtcgaTAATACTGCAGACTTACTCTTGTTGAAACTCTGTAGTATGACTCAATTCATCAGGGAATCCCTGAATCTAGATCTTGAATAATTGAGAGAGAAGTTGGTGGCGCGGGGAGCATAGGTAGTTTCAATTTGTAGTTAGG includes:
- the LOC121237663 gene encoding 60S ribosomal protein L18a-like protein isoform X1, with product MSEEDKNRVVPAEHHHVQHQQFEPQYGTFQGVPTYPPPQPPVIGLPQPVPPPGSVQPSAPPAGPPQYYAQAYQTVPGYAVAEGRLVRERRLPCCGIGCGWFLFIIGFFLAAIPWYVGALVLLCSRFDYREKPGYIACTVAAVLATLAIILGVTKGADDW
- the LOC121237663 gene encoding 60S ribosomal protein L18a-like protein isoform X3; its protein translation is MSEEDKNRVVPAEHHHVQHQQFEPQYGTFQGVPTYPPPQPPVIGLPQPVPPPGSVQPSAPPAGPPQYYAQAYQTVPGYAVAEGRLVRERRLPCCGIGCGWFLFIIGFFLAAIPWYVGALVLLCSRFDYREKPGYIACTVAL
- the LOC121237663 gene encoding 60S ribosomal protein L18a-like protein isoform X2, which codes for MSEEDKNRVVPAEHHHVQHQQFEPQYGTFQGVPTYPPPQPPVIGLPQPVPPPGSVQPSAPPAGPPQYYAQAYQTVPVAEGRLVRERRLPCCGIGCGWFLFIIGFFLAAIPWYVGALVLLCSRFDYREKPGYIACTVAAVLATLAIILGVTKGADDW